The following proteins are encoded in a genomic region of Brachypodium distachyon strain Bd21 chromosome 1, Brachypodium_distachyon_v3.0, whole genome shotgun sequence:
- the LOC100831687 gene encoding transcription factor TEOSINTE BRANCHED 1 translates to MFPLCDSPSPMDLPLYQQLQLSPPSLKPDPEDHHHQSSFFYYHSSPAFAGADAAFHHSCYLDPGAATLPSAEIDCSPPPELSLMDQALPAAGNTAQGTEHHGSGSGSGVGALESRAAAAARKDRHSKICTAGGMRDRRMRLSLDVARKFFALQDMLGFDKASKTVQWLLNTSKSAIREVMATDDMDPAHSSECEDDDGSSISLSNMPAPEKKGDRGEGKKPATARAARRAANLPKPSRKSGGANAHTIPDKESRTKARERARERTKEKNRMRWVTLASTINLESAARDDELIMASPNNNLNRSSSSSMNTAASADKLEERCCTNGGRTVQEASIASHAIMAGAFGNGGTYGSGSSSGSNYYYQHQQLEEQQWELGGVVFANSRLY, encoded by the coding sequence ATGTTTCCTTTGTGTGATTCCCCAAGCCCCATGGACTTGCCACTTTACCAACAGCTTCAGCTCAGCCCTCCCTCGCTAAAGCCGGACCCGGAAGATCACCACCACCAATCCTCCTTCTTCTACTACCATTCCTCCCCTGccttcgccggcgccgacgccgccttccaCCACAGCTGCTACCTCGATCCAGGTGCCGCTACGCTCCCCTCCGCCGAGATCgactgctcgccgccgccggagctgtCGCTCATGGACCAGGCACTCCCTGCCGCCGGAAATACTGCGCAAGGTACTGAGCAccacggcagcggcagcggcagcggcgttggTGCTCTCGAGAGCAGGGCTGCCGCTGCAGCGAGGAAGGACCGGCACAGCAAGATATGCACGGCCGGCGGGATGCGTGACCGGCGGATGCGGCTGTCCCTGGACGTGGCCCGCAAGTTCTTCGCGCTGCAGGACATGCTGGGCTTCGACAAGGCCAGCAAGACGGTGCAATGGCTCCTCAACACGTCCAAGAGCGCCATCAGGGAGGTCATGGCCACCGACGACATGGACCCGGCGCACTCCTCCGAGTGCGAGGACGACGATGGCTCCAGCATCAGCCTCTCCAAcatgccggcgccggagaagaagggcgaTCGCGGAGAGGGGAAGAAGCCGGCAACGGCGAGAGCGGCAAGAAGGGCCGCCAACCTCCCGAAGCCGTCGAGGAAATCGGGCGGCGCCAACGCGCACACCATCCCCGACAAGGAGTCGAGGACGAaggcgagggagagggcgaGGGAGCGGACAAAGGAGAAGAACCGAATGCGGTGGGTCACGCTTGCCTCCACAATCAACCTCGAGTCCGCGGCGAGGGACGACGAGCTGATCATGGCGAGCCCCAACAACAATCTGAACCgctcttcgtcgtcgtccatgaACACGGCCGCGAGCGCCGACAAATTGGAGGAGAGATGCTGTACCAACGGAGGAAGGACGGTTCAAGAAGCGTCAATAGCAAGCCACGCGATCATGGCGGGCGCCTTCGGCAATGGAGGAACATACggaagcggcagcagcagcggcagcaactACTActaccagcaccagcagctgGAGGAGCAACAATGGGAGCTCGGCGGAGTCGTGTTCGCCAACTCGCGGCTCTACTGA